AGGATTCAGGATTCAGGATTCAGGATTCAGGATTCATCGCAAAAGACCGGCGCAAAACGCCGGTCTTTCTGCTTCTAGAATGCCAAACAATCAGATAGGGTGCGACTAGCTGTTGCTTTCGAACTGCCCTTCTTGTGTACGACGCGACGTAACATAGTTGTCTACTTTGTCTTTCAGATCAGTTGCTTTGTGCTTAACGCCATCGTACAAATCCAGGGTTTTATCGGCCAGGTCATCACGCAACTCTTTACCAGGTTTTTGCGCCATCAATAGCCCAGCGCCAAATCCCATTCCCATACCGGCAATAGCGCCCGCAACTGCACCTGTAGCGCAACCGGCGAAGAAAACAACTTGTAGCCATCTAAAATTCAAAACGTTCTTCAACATCTGCAAATCCCCACTTCTAGTTCGTCTAACAGTAAAACGACTGACGAGCGCTTCCAAAAGTTTCGGTTGGGTTAGCGCTTGATATTTAAAATTCCAAATAAAGTGTCTCACACGTAACGAATCGGCACATTATTCGGAGCCTTTGACGACCACGGGCCGTTCACATTAGACACAAATGTGCTGACTCTGACTAACTCGCCGAATATTAACGCCAAGCTCTTAAACGCGAATCTCTTGAATAACGCCGTCTTTGACGAGAATTTCCCCACCTTCAAGGCGCTGGAAAATATTTTCGCCAATGCGAACTTCGACTGGATTTTCGACTGTAAACTGAGTCACGACGCTGCCTAATGGCAATTCGTTCAAGGCCTGGAATTGTCCTTGCATCTCTTCCTTCAGCTGCAACAGACGCATCTTTTCTGCCTCTACTTGCTGTCTGATGGTTTCCATCTGCATACGCGCATCAGCTGTAACAACTCCGGCAGTGCGTTTCTCTATATCAGCAATAGCGCGCTTGCCTTTGAACTCTAGCTGCTGTAATTCGGCATCGATTTGCTGAAGATTGCGGTTAATTTCTTGCCCGACCTGGTTCTTGAAGTTCTCTGTGACGATTGCTCTCACCGCAATCTGTCGCACGAGCTTAATGGTTTCAACCATCGAATCCTCCTAACCAAGGCACCCAATCGAATCTTCAGACTTTAGTTTAGCAGAAGCGCCGTGCTGCTTAACCAAGCCACAAGCGGCCA
This is a stretch of genomic DNA from Candidatus Melainabacteria bacterium. It encodes these proteins:
- a CDS encoding YtxH domain-containing protein, producing MLKNVLNFRWLQVVFFAGCATGAVAGAIAGMGMGFGAGLLMAQKPGKELRDDLADKTLDLYDGVKHKATDLKDKVDNYVTSRRTQEGQFESNS